From the Amycolatopsis thermoflava N1165 genome, one window contains:
- a CDS encoding TadE family type IV pilus minor pilin encodes MKTRARAGPADRGAVTVEAAIALCALTVVVGLVLAGFTAVAGQLRCTDAAREAARLLARGEPQLAAQAVEQIAPPGAQLAVKTEGNSITVEVRAAAAGGLLPGLRLAARAFAVLEPGAADAPP; translated from the coding sequence ATGAAGACACGAGCCCGCGCCGGTCCCGCGGACCGCGGCGCGGTGACGGTCGAAGCGGCGATCGCGCTGTGCGCGCTGACCGTGGTGGTGGGACTGGTGCTCGCGGGCTTCACGGCGGTGGCCGGTCAGCTCCGCTGCACCGACGCAGCCCGCGAGGCAGCGCGGCTCCTCGCCCGGGGTGAACCGCAACTGGCCGCGCAGGCGGTCGAGCAGATCGCCCCGCCGGGCGCGCAGCTCGCGGTGAAGACCGAGGGAAACAGCATCACCGTCGAGGTGCGGGCCGCCGCGGCCGGCGGGCTCCTGCCCGGGCTCCGCCTGGCGGCGCGCGCCTTCGCCGTCCTCGAGCCAGGAGCCGCCGATGCCCCTCCCTGA
- a CDS encoding Rv3654c family TadE-like protein, whose product MPLPDLIRLRRPVCLAQGPLAVRPLTRLPAGRASVRDPHRRDRGAATVWAACAIAGLVVVAGLLWGLGSAAIARHRAAGAADLAALAAAGLAAEGSDVACGQALWVAERMGARVVSCRFEGWDALVEVVVDTGLGPAAGRARAGP is encoded by the coding sequence ATGCCCCTCCCTGACCTGATCCGTCTGCGCCGGCCGGTCTGCCTCGCCCAAGGGCCGTTGGCTGTCCGACCGCTGACCCGGCTCCCGGCCGGCCGGGCTTCGGTGAGGGATCCGCACCGGCGGGATCGGGGCGCGGCGACCGTCTGGGCCGCGTGCGCCATCGCCGGCCTGGTCGTCGTCGCGGGGTTGTTGTGGGGGCTCGGGTCGGCAGCGATCGCTCGGCACCGGGCTGCCGGCGCGGCCGACCTCGCTGCCCTCGCGGCTGCAGGTCTGGCTGCCGAGGGGAGCGATGTCGCCTGCGGGCAGGCGCTGTGGGTGGCCGAGCGGATGGGCGCCCGGGTGGTGAGTTGCCGCTTCGAGGGGTGGGACGCACTCGTCGAGGTGGTCGTCGACACCGGGCTCGGTCCCGCGGCCGGCCGGGCCCGTGCCGGTCCCTGA
- a CDS encoding bifunctional DNA primase/polymerase, with protein sequence MLDTDWSDSWRGAFRIELRAEAIGLAWHGWPVLPGTFPAQADAEGSWTGPVPVHEDWADRLGAHPNEVAGWWTGQPYSLLVATGTVLDAVEVPDELGKRAARLLRATGHPAPIVATPDGRWLFLTTVADRIPEELATDGEVRWHGQGSWIPLPPTPFQHGVVHWRVKPDVWSWRLPSADAVHSVLARALDQQGSDRTALVGAGQFAAA encoded by the coding sequence ATGTTGGACACGGATTGGTCGGACAGCTGGCGGGGCGCCTTCCGCATCGAGCTACGCGCGGAGGCCATCGGTCTCGCCTGGCACGGGTGGCCGGTGCTGCCCGGCACCTTTCCGGCGCAGGCGGACGCCGAGGGCTCCTGGACCGGCCCGGTGCCCGTCCACGAGGACTGGGCCGACCGGCTCGGCGCCCACCCCAACGAGGTGGCCGGCTGGTGGACCGGACAGCCCTACAGCCTGCTCGTCGCGACCGGCACCGTGCTGGACGCCGTCGAGGTTCCCGATGAACTGGGCAAGCGTGCCGCCCGCCTGCTCCGCGCGACCGGCCACCCCGCGCCGATCGTCGCGACGCCCGACGGCCGCTGGCTGTTCCTGACCACGGTCGCCGACCGCATCCCGGAGGAGCTCGCCACCGACGGCGAGGTCCGCTGGCACGGCCAGGGCAGCTGGATCCCGCTCCCGCCCACGCCGTTCCAGCACGGCGTTGTGCACTGGCGGGTCAAGCCGGATGTGTGGAGCTGGCGGCTGCCGTCCGCCGACGCCGTGCACTCCGTGCTCGCCCGCGCTCTCGACCAGCAGGGTTCCGACCGGACCGCCCTCGTCGGCGCCGGTCAGTTCGCCGCAGCCTGA